A genomic segment from Saprospiraceae bacterium encodes:
- a CDS encoding BlaI/MecI/CopY family transcriptional regulator, which yields MRRLTEKEEQIMQILWRMKKAFVKEILEEMEEPKPPITTLSSIVRKLEGEGMLGHEAFGKTHRYYPVLKKEAYRKSFLKDLLTNYFSGNPEMLLSYFVKEENLNANEIAQLLERIKRRED from the coding sequence ATGAGACGTTTAACAGAAAAAGAAGAACAAATCATGCAGATTCTTTGGCGAATGAAGAAAGCTTTTGTCAAAGAGATATTAGAAGAAATGGAAGAACCAAAGCCTCCTATCACTACCTTGTCCTCCATTGTTCGAAAATTAGAAGGGGAGGGGATGCTGGGGCACGAGGCTTTTGGTAAAACACATCGTTATTATCCTGTCCTGAAAAAAGAGGCCTATCGAAAATCTTTTTTAAAGGATTTGCTAACAAATTATTTTTCTGGAAATCCGGAAATGCTTTTGTCTTACTTTGTAAAAGAAGAAAACCTGAATGCAAATGAGATAGCGCAGCTATTGGAGAGAATTAAGAGGCGCGAAGATTAA